In one Achromobacter spanius genomic region, the following are encoded:
- a CDS encoding enoyl-CoA hydratase/isomerase family protein — MSMVSIERDDGVAVVRYDRGGKANALNLAAMDALIDAASELARDEHIRAVVLTGTPAVFSAGIDLKDPALWTHDDPLSTQRALARGEALCRAWAELPQATLAAIEGPAVGGGAVLALACDWRVFSNTAFVRLPEVRLGLPLAWGGLPRLASLVGPARAKRALFTDLQLDADTAHAWGLADSVAAAGDALHAAMALARDAAACPPLALRLSKRAIDAQFDASRLAHAQTDQFLLCHLLSQPIAVSPPPQRSA; from the coding sequence ATGAGCATGGTTTCAATCGAACGTGACGATGGCGTGGCCGTGGTGCGTTACGACCGGGGCGGCAAGGCCAATGCATTGAACCTGGCGGCAATGGACGCATTGATCGATGCCGCCAGCGAGCTTGCGCGCGACGAGCACATCCGCGCCGTGGTGCTGACCGGCACGCCGGCCGTCTTCAGCGCCGGCATCGACCTGAAAGACCCTGCCCTGTGGACCCACGACGATCCCTTGTCCACGCAGCGCGCACTGGCGCGCGGCGAAGCACTGTGCCGCGCGTGGGCCGAACTGCCGCAAGCCACTCTTGCCGCCATTGAAGGCCCGGCCGTCGGCGGCGGCGCGGTGCTGGCGCTGGCGTGCGACTGGCGCGTGTTTTCCAATACCGCCTTTGTGCGCCTGCCCGAAGTGCGGCTGGGTCTGCCGCTGGCCTGGGGCGGCCTGCCCCGGCTGGCCAGCCTGGTCGGCCCCGCGCGCGCCAAGCGGGCGCTCTTCACCGACCTGCAACTGGACGCCGATACCGCCCACGCCTGGGGCCTGGCGGATTCGGTGGCTGCCGCGGGCGATGCCCTGCACGCCGCCATGGCCTTGGCACGCGACGCCGCCGCCTGCCCGCCGCTGGCGCTGCGCCTGAGCAAACGCGCCATCGACGCCCAATTCGACGCGAGCCGCCTGGCGCACGCGCAGACCGATCAGTTTCTGTTGTGCCATCTGCTGTCCCAACCCATCGCCGTATCGCCACCGCCGCAAAGATCCGCGTAA
- a CDS encoding PhoX family protein, with product MSKSISDKIVRNPSQSTPFSEILQKNLSRRMVMRGGLAAAFATMTSLGLAGCNSSDDDDDDNAGGAPTPTPEVPPLKLGFDSLSTSMTDACVVPPGYVAHVFAPWGTPLNDNAQPWDQNGNNTSNDLLNSMGMHHDGMHFFPIEGSSTEGLLAVNHEYIDQAALHPAGPTTVAGKRPAEEVRKEINAHGVAIVHVRRENGRWNIVNNSRYNRRFTSATAMKLAGPIGGTDWVKTPFSPNGMQVRGTNNNCGNGYTPWGTYITAEENWAACFVNTGVRPAHQVRVGVSAGPAARYQWETAAGDPTEVLGEFARFNVTETGIDATQDWRNEVNGFGYLVEIDPYDPASIATKRTAMGRFAHEGCAYSKPEAGKPLAFYSGDDSRFEYIYRFVSEAVWDPKDAERTDRLAVGAKYLDKGTLYVARFDADGTGEWLPLVGTTVGTGGLTLADEFGSLDAILINTRGAADFVGATPMDRPEWTATHPTNGDIYLTLTNNTSRNAGTGTNPPNPRLNNVNGHIIRWHDEADSTKFEWDIFVFGSDAGADADTNRSGLTALNQLASPDGIAFDSRGILWIQTDNGIDGGRNNDVARATNDQMLAVIPGALADSTGTGPAINASNQSELRRFFVGPNEAEITGFAFTPDYTTIFLNVQHPANWPAYGTDDATIAPSGTVRPRASTVVIQRTDGGQIGV from the coding sequence ATGAGCAAATCCATCTCTGACAAGATCGTCCGCAACCCCAGCCAGAGCACCCCTTTCAGCGAGATCCTGCAAAAGAACCTGTCGCGCCGCATGGTGATGCGCGGTGGTCTTGCCGCCGCCTTCGCGACGATGACCAGCCTTGGCCTGGCCGGCTGTAACAGCAGCGACGATGATGATGACGACAACGCCGGCGGTGCACCGACCCCGACGCCTGAAGTCCCGCCGCTCAAGCTCGGTTTCGACTCGCTGTCCACGTCGATGACGGATGCTTGCGTCGTGCCGCCAGGCTATGTCGCCCATGTGTTCGCGCCCTGGGGCACGCCGCTGAACGACAACGCGCAGCCCTGGGACCAGAACGGCAACAACACGTCCAACGATCTGCTCAACTCCATGGGCATGCATCACGACGGCATGCACTTCTTCCCCATCGAAGGCAGCTCCACCGAAGGTCTGCTCGCGGTCAACCACGAATACATCGACCAGGCCGCCCTGCATCCCGCCGGCCCGACCACGGTTGCCGGCAAGCGCCCCGCGGAAGAAGTGCGCAAGGAAATCAACGCGCACGGCGTGGCCATTGTGCATGTGCGCCGTGAAAACGGCCGCTGGAACATCGTCAACAACTCGCGCTACAACCGCCGCTTCACGTCGGCCACCGCGATGAAGCTGGCCGGCCCCATCGGCGGCACGGATTGGGTCAAGACGCCGTTCTCGCCCAACGGCATGCAAGTGCGCGGCACCAACAACAACTGCGGCAACGGCTACACGCCGTGGGGCACCTACATCACCGCCGAAGAAAACTGGGCGGCCTGCTTCGTGAACACCGGCGTGCGCCCCGCGCACCAGGTTCGCGTTGGCGTATCCGCCGGCCCGGCCGCCCGCTACCAGTGGGAAACCGCCGCGGGCGACCCCACCGAAGTGCTGGGCGAATTCGCGCGTTTCAACGTCACGGAAACGGGCATCGACGCCACGCAGGATTGGCGCAACGAAGTCAACGGCTTCGGCTACCTGGTTGAGATCGACCCCTACGACCCCGCCAGCATCGCCACCAAGCGCACCGCCATGGGCCGCTTCGCGCACGAAGGCTGCGCCTACAGCAAGCCCGAAGCCGGCAAGCCGCTGGCCTTCTACAGCGGCGACGATTCGCGCTTTGAATACATCTACCGCTTCGTGTCCGAAGCGGTGTGGGATCCGAAGGACGCCGAGCGCACCGACCGCCTGGCCGTGGGCGCCAAATATCTGGACAAGGGCACGCTGTACGTGGCCCGCTTCGACGCCGACGGCACGGGCGAATGGCTGCCCTTGGTGGGCACCACCGTGGGCACCGGCGGCCTCACGCTGGCCGACGAATTCGGCAGCCTGGACGCCATCCTCATCAACACCCGCGGCGCGGCCGACTTCGTGGGCGCCACCCCGATGGACCGCCCGGAGTGGACCGCCACGCACCCCACCAACGGCGACATCTACCTGACGCTGACGAACAACACCAGCCGCAACGCCGGCACCGGCACCAACCCGCCCAACCCGCGCCTGAACAACGTCAACGGCCACATCATCCGCTGGCACGATGAAGCCGACTCGACCAAGTTCGAGTGGGATATTTTCGTGTTCGGTTCGGATGCCGGCGCCGACGCCGACACCAACCGTTCGGGCCTGACCGCGCTGAACCAACTGGCCAGCCCCGATGGCATTGCCTTCGACAGCCGCGGCATCCTGTGGATTCAGACCGACAACGGCATCGACGGCGGCCGCAACAACGACGTGGCGCGCGCCACCAACGACCAGATGCTGGCCGTCATCCCGGGCGCGCTTGCCGACAGCACCGGCACGGGCCCGGCCATCAACGCGTCCAACCAGTCCGAACTGCGCCGCTTCTTCGTCGGCCCCAACGAAGCCGAAATCACCGGCTTCGCGTTCACGCCGGACTACACCACCATCTTCCTGAACGTCCAGCATCCGGCCAACTGGCCGGCCTACGGCACGGATGATGCGACGATTGCCCCCAGCGGCACCGTGCGCCCGCGCGCATCGACGGTGGTGATCCAACGCACCGACGGCGGACAGATCGGGGTGTGA
- a CDS encoding MaoC family dehydratase has translation MTTDLAPPLTHPQTLAARVSQEIGVSDWLTITQAQVDLFADATGDHQFIHVDPARAARESAFGGPIAHGFLSLSLLTAFSLQVLPAFEGAIGINYGFDKVRFLTPVPVGARVRGRFVLSEFTSRNEREFTTRYAVTVEIEGATRPALVADWITMTVLQG, from the coding sequence ATGACCACAGACCTTGCCCCGCCCCTGACCCATCCGCAAACCCTGGCCGCCCGGGTATCGCAAGAAATCGGCGTGTCGGACTGGCTCACCATCACGCAGGCGCAGGTGGACCTGTTTGCCGACGCCACTGGCGACCATCAGTTCATTCATGTGGACCCGGCGCGCGCCGCGCGTGAAAGCGCGTTTGGCGGGCCGATCGCGCACGGCTTCCTGTCTTTGTCGTTGCTGACCGCGTTCAGCCTGCAGGTGTTGCCCGCGTTTGAAGGGGCCATCGGCATCAACTACGGTTTCGACAAAGTCCGCTTTCTGACCCCGGTGCCGGTGGGCGCGCGCGTGCGGGGCCGCTTTGTTCTTAGCGAATTCACGTCCCGCAACGAACGCGAATTCACCACCCGCTATGCCGTCACCGTCGAGATCGAGGGCGCCACGCGCCCCGCCTTGGTGGCCGACTGGATCACCATGACCGTGCTTCAAGGATGA
- a CDS encoding aldehyde dehydrogenase family protein: MIDPTLPRVTYSNLHTDFSAVHDLLDQRLPDFESRMLGHDHRHRFGGKAVAGEALQASYSPIDHWLLIGRFPCADADTVDRAIACARHAQPAWAAQGWAARIAVLRRLAMVLSERKYDFAMATMIEIGKSRLEALGEAEEAVDLIRYYCDQAERSDGYRQPLARAFDNESTHDVLRPYGVFAVIAPFNFPLALSVNMMCAALLAGNAVVYKPSPRAALTGALLLGACDAAGLPSGCVNGVYGGAKTGALLAQHAGVDGYAFTGSLDVGMELLQAVAAGRHARPVIAEMGGKNPTYITASADLDVAVQGVLRSAFGLQGQKCSAGSKVYAYAAVHDAFLDRLCAATEAVVVGDPRERDVFMGPLIDEAAWRRYRTACEDVDLAGRLVSGGRRLIAGELAYGHYVRPTVAAGLPADHRLNRKELFLPLVSVLPFDDLQAAIDDGNAVDYGLTAGCYAQEQDEIDLFLNQAQAGALYVNRASGATTGAWPGIQTFCGWKGSGMTGKGGLGPYYVTQFAREQSHTLWRRQDR, encoded by the coding sequence GTGATCGACCCCACCCTGCCTCGCGTCACGTACTCGAACCTGCACACCGATTTCTCAGCGGTGCACGACCTGCTGGACCAACGGCTGCCCGATTTCGAATCGCGCATGCTGGGCCACGACCATCGCCATCGCTTCGGTGGCAAGGCGGTGGCGGGCGAAGCGCTGCAAGCGTCGTATTCGCCGATCGACCATTGGTTGTTGATTGGCCGCTTTCCTTGTGCGGACGCCGATACCGTGGACCGCGCCATCGCCTGCGCCAGGCATGCGCAGCCGGCGTGGGCCGCGCAAGGCTGGGCGGCGCGCATCGCGGTGCTGCGGCGTTTGGCGATGGTGCTGTCCGAACGCAAGTACGACTTCGCCATGGCCACGATGATCGAGATCGGCAAGTCACGCCTGGAGGCGCTGGGCGAGGCTGAGGAAGCGGTGGACCTGATCCGTTACTACTGCGATCAGGCCGAACGCAGCGACGGCTATCGGCAACCGCTGGCGCGTGCCTTCGACAACGAAAGCACGCACGACGTGTTGCGTCCGTATGGCGTCTTCGCGGTGATCGCGCCCTTCAATTTTCCGCTGGCCTTGTCGGTGAACATGATGTGCGCCGCCCTCTTGGCGGGCAACGCCGTGGTCTATAAGCCGTCGCCCCGCGCCGCCTTGACGGGGGCGCTGCTGCTGGGCGCCTGCGACGCCGCGGGCCTGCCGTCAGGCTGCGTGAACGGCGTGTACGGTGGCGCCAAGACGGGCGCGCTGCTGGCGCAGCATGCGGGCGTCGACGGCTACGCCTTCACCGGCAGCCTGGACGTGGGCATGGAGCTGTTGCAAGCGGTGGCGGCGGGCCGCCACGCGCGGCCCGTCATCGCCGAAATGGGCGGCAAGAATCCCACCTACATTACCGCCAGTGCGGACCTGGACGTGGCCGTGCAAGGCGTGCTGCGCTCCGCCTTCGGGCTGCAAGGGCAGAAGTGTTCGGCGGGGTCGAAGGTCTACGCGTACGCGGCGGTACACGACGCCTTTCTGGATCGGCTGTGCGCGGCTACCGAGGCGGTGGTGGTGGGCGACCCGCGTGAGCGCGACGTGTTCATGGGGCCGCTGATCGACGAAGCGGCGTGGCGGCGTTATCGCACCGCCTGCGAAGACGTGGACCTTGCCGGCCGGCTGGTGTCGGGCGGCCGGCGCCTGATCGCGGGCGAACTGGCCTATGGCCATTACGTGCGTCCCACCGTGGCCGCGGGCCTGCCCGCCGACCATCGCTTGAATCGCAAGGAACTGTTCCTGCCCTTGGTCTCGGTGCTGCCGTTCGATGATCTGCAAGCGGCCATTGATGACGGCAACGCGGTCGACTACGGACTGACCGCCGGCTGCTATGCGCAAGAGCAAGACGAGATCGACCTGTTCCTGAACCAGGCCCAAGCCGGCGCGCTGTACGTGAACCGCGCCAGCGGCGCGACCACGGGCGCCTGGCCGGGCATACAAACCTTTTGCGGTTGGAAGGGCTCGGGCATGACCGGCAAGGGCGGCCTGGGACCGTACTACGTCACCCAATTCGCACGTGAACAAAGCCATACCCTGTGGCGCCGCCAGGATCGTTAA
- a CDS encoding TetR/AcrR family transcriptional regulator produces MNGEPTVTAARDDGMGNIALLTAAAECFMEQGFHASSIDDVARRLGATKGRVYHYYRSKTDLFFDVHREGMRRNFEAVRPVMKEPGTAAHRLALMLKHHALSMMENLAFETVVVQGVHMHRLGATTPAQRQTLADLMTIRDDFEALFKRVAYEGVEDGSLAIDDVSVAIKSALGAINWLAVWYRPRLGETRDDREILANKIVHTIIAGLGTRP; encoded by the coding sequence ATGAATGGGGAACCTACGGTGACGGCTGCACGCGATGACGGCATGGGCAATATTGCACTGCTGACCGCGGCGGCCGAGTGCTTCATGGAGCAGGGGTTCCACGCCTCCAGCATCGACGACGTGGCGCGCCGGCTGGGCGCCACCAAGGGCCGCGTCTACCACTACTACCGATCAAAGACCGACCTGTTCTTCGACGTGCACCGCGAAGGCATGCGGCGCAACTTCGAAGCCGTGCGCCCGGTCATGAAGGAACCCGGCACCGCCGCCCATCGGCTGGCGCTGATGCTCAAGCACCACGCGCTGTCCATGATGGAGAACCTGGCGTTCGAAACGGTGGTGGTGCAAGGCGTGCACATGCATCGCCTGGGCGCGACCACCCCCGCGCAGCGCCAGACGCTGGCCGACCTGATGACCATCCGCGATGATTTCGAAGCGCTGTTCAAGCGCGTGGCCTACGAAGGCGTGGAAGACGGCTCGCTGGCCATCGACGACGTATCGGTAGCCATCAAGTCAGCGTTGGGCGCCATCAACTGGCTGGCGGTCTGGTATCGCCCGCGCCTGGGCGAAACCCGCGACGACCGCGAAATCCTGGCCAACAAAATCGTCCACACCATCATCGCCGGCCTGGGCACCCGCCCCTGA
- a CDS encoding AMP-binding protein: MNDEAAAAVPERQACVLRYLLEAQAKKIPDRIFVQFHQGPGWTYAQTLAQVRRRAATLRRAGVKQGDRVLCWMGNGPELLVSWFAINYLGAVYVPLNTALRGRPLAHVLENAQASLMLAHRALVGRLQELPPGALRQVLLTGEGDGGTSSRPSEPPAGVSFAPLADEAGDPAPDLLATESPIEPWDTQSIMYTSGTTGLSKGVVTSYVQLYTMGPDAFDCITPEDRCMIAGPIFHCGSTLYVYAMLAYGGSIAMVPEFRTAEFWDAIRDTQSTVVLLLGVMANFLLKQPPSPRDREHTLRRAFIVPFGEDAPAFQARFGVDLYTVYNMTEIASPLSAGPGLTEAGHCGKPRPWFELRVGDAQDRALPDGQVGELLIRSHRPWALFSGYYRNAEATAASMRNGWFHTGDAFRREADGTFFFVDRLKDVIRRRGENISSFELEGEICAYPAVREAVAVAVPSEHGEDDVLAVVTAVEGGQVEPAELVAWLAERVPHYMVPRYVRVVEELPKTASGKLQKHVLRSEGLADGTWDRERAGVRLRRERLG, translated from the coding sequence ATGAACGACGAGGCTGCAGCGGCCGTTCCCGAACGCCAAGCGTGCGTGCTGCGCTATCTGCTGGAAGCGCAAGCAAAAAAGATACCGGACAGAATCTTCGTCCAGTTTCACCAGGGCCCTGGCTGGACTTATGCCCAGACGCTGGCGCAGGTGCGCCGCCGGGCCGCGACGCTGCGGCGTGCCGGCGTGAAGCAGGGCGACCGCGTGCTGTGCTGGATGGGCAATGGGCCGGAGCTGCTGGTCAGCTGGTTCGCCATCAACTATCTGGGCGCGGTGTACGTGCCGCTGAACACCGCGCTGCGCGGCCGCCCGCTGGCCCATGTGCTGGAAAACGCGCAAGCCTCGCTGATGCTGGCGCACCGGGCGCTGGTGGGGCGCTTGCAGGAACTGCCGCCCGGGGCGCTGCGCCAGGTGCTGCTCACGGGCGAAGGCGATGGCGGTACGTCGTCCAGGCCGTCCGAGCCGCCGGCCGGCGTGTCGTTTGCGCCGCTCGCGGATGAAGCGGGCGACCCCGCGCCGGATCTGCTGGCCACCGAGTCGCCCATCGAACCCTGGGATACGCAGTCCATCATGTACACGTCCGGCACCACTGGGCTGTCCAAGGGCGTGGTGACGTCCTATGTGCAGCTCTACACGATGGGGCCGGACGCCTTCGACTGCATCACGCCGGAAGACCGCTGCATGATCGCGGGCCCCATCTTCCATTGCGGCAGCACCCTGTACGTGTACGCCATGCTGGCTTATGGCGGGTCCATCGCCATGGTGCCGGAGTTCCGCACCGCCGAATTCTGGGACGCCATCCGCGACACCCAAAGCACGGTCGTGCTGCTGCTGGGCGTGATGGCCAACTTCCTGCTCAAGCAGCCGCCATCGCCGCGCGATCGCGAACACACCCTGCGCCGTGCCTTCATCGTGCCGTTTGGCGAAGACGCGCCCGCGTTTCAGGCGCGCTTTGGGGTGGACCTGTACACGGTCTACAACATGACCGAAATCGCCAGCCCGCTAAGCGCGGGGCCGGGTCTGACCGAAGCCGGGCACTGCGGCAAGCCCAGGCCCTGGTTCGAGTTGCGCGTGGGTGATGCGCAAGACCGCGCGTTGCCGGACGGCCAGGTGGGCGAATTGCTGATCCGTTCGCATCGCCCCTGGGCGCTGTTTTCAGGCTATTACCGCAACGCCGAAGCCACCGCCGCGTCCATGCGCAACGGCTGGTTCCACACAGGGGATGCGTTTCGGCGCGAGGCGGATGGCACGTTTTTCTTTGTTGATCGTTTGAAGGACGTGATCCGTCGGCGCGGCGAGAACATCTCGTCGTTCGAGCTTGAGGGGGAGATTTGCGCGTATCCGGCGGTGCGGGAAGCGGTGGCCGTGGCGGTGCCCAGCGAGCACGGTGAGGATGATGTGCTGGCGGTGGTGACGGCGGTTGAGGGCGGGCAGGTGGAGCCGGCCGAGTTGGTTGCCTGGCTGGCCGAGCGGGTGCCGCATTACATGGTGCCGAGGTATGTCAGGGTGGTGGAGGAATTGCCGAAGACGGCCAGCGGCAAGCTGCAAAAGCATGTGTTGCGCAGCGAGGGCTTGGCGGATGGGACGTGGGATCGGGAGCGGGCGGGGGTGCGGTTGCGGAGGGAAAGGTTGGGGTGA
- a CDS encoding SDR family NAD(P)-dependent oxidoreductase, with product MTLRFDERVAIVTGAGQGLGRSHALQLAARGCRVVVNDFGGAAQTVVDEIRAAGGQAIADDGNVCDTSAVNAMVARAIDAWGRVDILINNAGILRDKTFAKMSADDFNAVIDVHLLGSANCARAVWPIMREQRYGRILMTTSTSGMYGNFGQSNYGAAKAGVVGLMNVLHLEGQKHGIHVNALVPTAATRMTAAMFDADALRALDPAYVTPAALFLVAEGAPSRTALLAGAGTYARLAIVESAGVYFPESERTPESIAAHFDAIASLDSMIEPPEGLAHVARILKRAQEAA from the coding sequence ATGACTCTACGCTTCGATGAACGTGTTGCCATCGTGACCGGCGCCGGCCAAGGCCTGGGCCGCAGCCACGCCCTGCAACTGGCCGCGCGCGGTTGCCGCGTGGTCGTGAATGATTTTGGCGGCGCGGCGCAAACCGTGGTCGACGAGATCCGCGCGGCGGGCGGCCAGGCCATTGCCGACGACGGCAACGTCTGCGACACCTCGGCCGTGAACGCCATGGTGGCGCGCGCCATCGACGCCTGGGGCCGCGTCGACATCCTGATCAACAACGCCGGCATCCTGCGCGACAAGACCTTTGCCAAGATGAGCGCCGACGACTTCAACGCCGTCATCGATGTACACCTGCTGGGCTCGGCCAATTGCGCGCGCGCCGTGTGGCCCATCATGCGCGAGCAACGCTACGGCCGCATCCTGATGACCACGTCCACGTCGGGCATGTATGGAAACTTCGGCCAATCGAACTATGGCGCCGCGAAGGCAGGCGTGGTCGGCCTGATGAACGTGCTGCACCTGGAAGGGCAGAAGCACGGCATCCACGTGAATGCGCTGGTGCCCACCGCCGCCACCCGCATGACGGCCGCGATGTTCGATGCCGACGCGTTGCGTGCCTTGGACCCCGCCTATGTCACGCCCGCGGCCTTGTTCCTGGTGGCCGAGGGCGCGCCCAGCCGCACGGCCTTGCTGGCCGGCGCCGGCACGTACGCGCGCCTGGCCATCGTGGAAAGCGCGGGCGTGTATTTCCCGGAAAGCGAGCGCACGCCGGAAAGCATCGCCGCGCACTTCGATGCCATCGCCAGCCTGGACTCGATGATCGAACCGCCCGAGGGGCTGGCGCACGTTGCCCGCATTTTGAAGCGCGCACAGGAGGCCGCATGA
- a CDS encoding acyl-CoA thioesterase: MNANTEQAQPRRAAPHARADYPRLMPMTTRLRDTDVYGHMNNVVYNEYFDTAVNQTLIELGVLDLRASAVIGLVVHSQTSYFRPVTFPERVVLGLRVGRLGRSSVTYEFALFRGDDETAAAQGSYTHAYVDRESSKPVELPTALRHALEPLLRAAA; the protein is encoded by the coding sequence ATGAACGCCAACACGGAACAAGCGCAACCGCGCCGCGCCGCCCCGCACGCGCGCGCCGACTACCCGCGCCTGATGCCGATGACCACGCGGCTGCGCGACACCGACGTCTACGGCCACATGAACAACGTGGTCTACAACGAATATTTCGACACGGCCGTCAACCAGACGCTGATCGAGCTGGGCGTGCTGGACCTGCGCGCCAGTGCCGTGATCGGCCTGGTGGTGCACAGCCAGACCTCGTACTTTCGCCCGGTCACGTTCCCCGAGCGCGTGGTGCTGGGCTTGCGCGTCGGGCGCTTGGGCCGCAGCAGCGTCACCTATGAGTTCGCCTTGTTTCGCGGAGACGACGAGACGGCGGCGGCGCAGGGCAGCTACACGCACGCCTACGTAGACCGTGAATCCAGCAAGCCCGTCGAACTGCCCACCGCCTTGCGCCACGCGCTGGAACCCTTGTTGCGCGCGGCGGCCTGA
- a CDS encoding MerR family transcriptional regulator, whose product MSSIAHIDLDDAGSSATYRTGVAAKLAGLPVETLRVWERRYQLSSPARSPRGQRLYSAEQVRRLSLLKQLVDQGHAIGTLAMLPLEQLQTMLGAQPSMAGPPLRAVALGPTLAPRLLAGGTGHGGSTGQDGFTGFMAGPDVHVIGARAHLEDAGSLPRHADVLIIEISELDADALAPIQRARDATETGAVVVLYRFCASSTIRTLRAQGCLVARVPAQLTELAPLCRSAVAGTNLAALAPAAAITFNEEALAKIMALRNPIACECPRHLAELLMMVGSFERYSAQCASRNDADAQLHLALEQAAGQARGILENAMGRLLQSEGMWPLAG is encoded by the coding sequence ATGTCATCCATTGCCCATATCGACCTCGACGACGCCGGATCAAGCGCCACCTACCGCACGGGGGTTGCCGCCAAGCTGGCAGGTCTGCCTGTTGAAACCCTGCGCGTCTGGGAACGGCGCTACCAGTTGTCCTCGCCGGCACGCTCGCCGCGCGGTCAGCGGCTGTACTCGGCTGAGCAAGTCCGACGCCTCAGCCTGTTGAAACAGCTTGTGGATCAGGGGCATGCCATCGGCACCCTTGCGATGCTGCCGCTGGAGCAGTTGCAAACCATGCTGGGTGCACAGCCCAGCATGGCCGGGCCGCCCTTGCGTGCCGTGGCGCTCGGCCCGACCCTTGCCCCTCGCCTCTTGGCCGGGGGCACGGGTCACGGTGGGTCCACGGGCCAGGATGGGTTCACGGGCTTTATGGCAGGGCCCGACGTGCATGTGATCGGCGCCCGCGCACACCTGGAAGACGCCGGCTCGCTGCCGCGTCATGCCGACGTGCTCATCATTGAAATCTCGGAGCTGGATGCCGATGCGCTTGCACCCATCCAGCGCGCGCGCGACGCGACCGAGACCGGCGCCGTGGTCGTGCTCTACCGTTTTTGCGCCAGCAGCACCATACGCACCCTGCGCGCGCAAGGCTGCCTGGTGGCGCGCGTTCCGGCTCAACTGACGGAGCTCGCGCCGCTGTGCCGCTCGGCGGTCGCCGGGACGAACCTTGCCGCGCTTGCCCCCGCTGCGGCCATCACGTTCAACGAAGAGGCCCTGGCCAAGATCATGGCCCTGCGCAACCCCATCGCGTGTGAGTGCCCCAGACATCTTGCCGAGCTGCTCATGATGGTGGGCAGCTTCGAGCGTTACAGCGCCCAGTGCGCCTCACGCAATGACGCCGACGCGCAATTGCATCTGGCGCTGGAGCAAGCCGCGGGCCAGGCGCGCGGCATTCTGGAAAACGCCATGGGCCGTCTGCTGCAATCGGAAGGGATGTGGCCGCTGGCCGGTTGA
- a CDS encoding ABC transporter substrate-binding protein has protein sequence MNHYLRALLIAGAFTVPTAHAQSDKPIRIGVLTDLSAMNADLSGQGSVEAARMAVEDFGPTVLGRKIEVIAGDHQNKADVGSATARRWIDQENVKAIVDVPTSSVALAVQEITRTANIAFLASTAGSSDLTGKACSPSTAQWTYDTYALANGTGRALTESGMKKWYFLTADYAFGHALQADTENAVKKAGGQTLGSVKHPRASNDFSSFLLQAQASKAEIVALANSSGDTTMAIKQANEFGLIQGGQKLAGLLMFITDVDGVGLEQAQGLVLTSGFYWDMDERTRAWSKRYAERMKGRVPTMAQAGVYSAVLTFLNGVKESGKLEGDAVMKQIRGMKIDDMFARNAYLREDGRLVHDMYLVEVKKPSESKARWDYFKILRTIPGDNAFRPLDQGGCPLVASKSVASKPVASASAPTASK, from the coding sequence ATGAACCATTACCTACGCGCCCTGCTCATTGCCGGGGCATTCACCGTGCCGACCGCGCACGCGCAGTCCGACAAGCCCATCCGCATCGGCGTCCTGACCGATCTGTCCGCCATGAACGCCGACCTGTCCGGGCAAGGCTCGGTGGAAGCCGCCCGCATGGCCGTGGAAGACTTCGGTCCGACGGTGCTGGGCCGCAAGATTGAAGTCATTGCCGGCGACCACCAAAACAAGGCGGACGTGGGTTCGGCCACCGCGCGTCGCTGGATCGATCAGGAAAACGTGAAGGCCATCGTCGACGTGCCCACCTCGTCCGTGGCGCTGGCGGTGCAGGAAATCACGCGCACCGCCAACATCGCGTTCCTGGCGTCAACGGCCGGCAGCTCGGACCTGACCGGCAAGGCCTGCTCGCCCTCTACCGCGCAATGGACCTACGACACCTATGCGCTGGCCAACGGCACGGGCCGCGCGCTGACCGAGTCCGGCATGAAGAAGTGGTACTTCCTGACCGCCGACTACGCCTTCGGCCACGCCTTGCAGGCCGATACCGAAAACGCCGTCAAAAAAGCGGGCGGCCAGACCTTGGGCTCGGTCAAGCATCCGCGCGCGTCGAACGACTTTTCGTCATTCCTCTTGCAAGCCCAGGCGTCCAAGGCCGAGATCGTGGCGCTGGCCAATTCGTCGGGCGACACCACCATGGCGATCAAGCAGGCCAATGAATTCGGCCTGATCCAGGGTGGGCAAAAACTGGCCGGGTTGCTCATGTTCATTACCGACGTGGACGGCGTGGGGCTGGAACAGGCGCAAGGCCTGGTGTTGACCAGCGGGTTCTATTGGGACATGGACGAGCGCACGCGCGCGTGGTCCAAGCGCTACGCCGAACGGATGAAGGGACGCGTGCCGACGATGGCGCAGGCAGGCGTCTATTCCGCCGTGCTGACCTTTCTGAACGGCGTGAAGGAAAGCGGCAAGCTGGAAGGCGACGCGGTGATGAAGCAGATTCGCGGCATGAAGATCGACGACATGTTCGCGCGCAATGCCTATCTGCGCGAAGACGGCCGCCTGGTGCACGACATGTACCTGGTCGAAGTGAAGAAGCCGTCGGAATCCAAGGCGCGCTGGGACTACTTCAAGATCCTGCGCACCATTCCCGGTGACAACGCCTTCCGTCCGCTGGACCAGGGCGGGTGCCCCTTGGTGGCGTCAAAGTCCGTGGCTTCGAAACCCGTGGCTTCCGCATCCGCCCCCACCGCATCCAAATAG